A genome region from Methanococcoides burtonii DSM 6242 includes the following:
- a CDS encoding M12 family metallo-peptidase: protein MKNRITIASILMVLLIVGVVLTPLVSAESNKDTYISMDECFQTIEVTTSQKKNVEISDAIKKYDTVKIDAKAFKKQADKGSINIALAGDEFNVDLEPAVWVNRDLKAYCNDENGKVKEMKMDPIYQYTGHVAGDPNSIVCFTLDDDVVLGWIEINDEQYVIEQVGWIADKNTKEVTYIIYKDSDVVYSGPAPAEDDVEADAIGIEFIPEVVDESVSTRSTSIYVLAAYDTEFSNKYSSPGTEIYNMFSQTKTAFSEPYIGVNLVLDGYYYMNSLTSTDRIDLLDEFQDEASSQRDSQNSDLAFLYSGKDFDGSYIGRSTGYNSGNSDYAYAIGQMKSEVSYQATFSQRSILTAHELGHNFAATHDEGATWTEWFTSYYTTMVQFQSTRRLEFSTTDSSGHGDSSHNNAATIASTKSTIAGYQ, encoded by the coding sequence ATGAAAAATAGAATAACAATTGCTTCGATATTGATGGTATTGTTAATAGTAGGTGTAGTACTTACACCATTGGTAAGTGCAGAATCGAATAAGGATACATATATTTCAATGGACGAATGTTTCCAGACAATCGAAGTTACAACATCTCAGAAAAAGAACGTTGAAATTTCAGATGCGATTAAAAAATACGATACAGTGAAAATAGATGCGAAAGCGTTTAAGAAACAGGCAGACAAAGGAAGTATCAATATTGCATTGGCAGGAGATGAATTTAACGTAGATCTTGAGCCTGCAGTTTGGGTTAACAGAGATCTTAAAGCATATTGCAATGATGAAAATGGAAAAGTCAAAGAGATGAAGATGGATCCAATTTATCAGTACACTGGTCATGTTGCAGGAGACCCAAACAGCATCGTCTGTTTCACACTTGATGATGATGTTGTTCTTGGTTGGATTGAAATTAACGACGAGCAGTATGTGATAGAACAAGTAGGATGGATAGCTGATAAAAATACAAAAGAAGTAACATATATTATCTATAAAGATTCAGATGTAGTATACTCAGGTCCTGCACCTGCTGAAGACGATGTAGAGGCAGATGCCATTGGAATAGAATTTATTCCTGAGGTCGTAGATGAATCAGTCAGCACTCGATCAACTAGCATATATGTATTAGCGGCGTATGATACGGAATTTAGTAACAAATACAGTAGTCCTGGAACTGAAATATACAACATGTTCTCACAGACAAAGACTGCATTTAGTGAACCTTATATTGGAGTCAATTTAGTACTTGATGGATACTATTATATGAATTCATTGACAAGTACTGATAGAATCGATCTTCTTGATGAATTCCAAGATGAAGCAAGCTCTCAAAGAGATAGTCAAAACTCAGATCTTGCATTCTTGTACAGTGGGAAAGATTTTGATGGCAGTTATATCGGACGATCGACTGGATATAATAGTGGAAATTCTGACTATGCTTACGCAATTGGACAAATGAAATCTGAAGTTTCCTATCAAGCAACTTTTTCTCAAAGAAGTATTTTAACTGCCCATGAACTTGGCCATAATTTTGCTGCAACACATGATGAAGGTGCCACTTGGACTGAGTGGTTTACTTCTTACTACACAACGATGGTTCAATTTCAATCTACTAGACGATTAGAGTTTTCAACAACTGATTCATCGGGCCATGGAGATAGCTCTCACAATAATGCTGCTACAATTGCCTCTACAAAATCAACGATTGCTGGATATCAGTAA
- a CDS encoding flavodoxin family protein — MMKVLAIIGSPRKNGNTDVVVQKVLEGAAEKGAETESIYINELDFKGCQGCGLCNVMADCKLKDDMTDVYKKLEEADAFVFGSPIYFNQFTGQMRSFLDRCYALVDAELKPRLPVGKNAVLVRAQGDPNGPMYDNVFDDFEEILKMFFGMTVTDKIVAAGFDLPGSVRKDKELMDKAKQAGVHLLD, encoded by the coding sequence ATGATGAAAGTATTAGCAATAATTGGAAGTCCGCGTAAGAATGGTAATACGGATGTAGTTGTACAGAAGGTGCTTGAAGGGGCAGCAGAAAAGGGTGCTGAAACAGAGAGCATTTATATCAATGAGTTGGATTTCAAGGGTTGTCAGGGGTGCGGGCTTTGTAATGTGATGGCAGATTGCAAGCTCAAGGATGACATGACGGACGTTTACAAGAAGCTGGAAGAAGCGGATGCTTTTGTGTTCGGGTCTCCGATATATTTCAATCAGTTCACCGGTCAGATGCGCTCATTTTTGGATCGCTGTTATGCTCTTGTGGATGCAGAGCTTAAGCCAAGGTTACCTGTGGGAAAGAACGCTGTTCTTGTAAGGGCACAGGGAGATCCTAATGGACCGATGTATGACAATGTCTTTGATGATTTCGAGGAAATTCTGAAGATGTTTTTTGGTATGACTGTCACAGATAAGATCGTTGCAGCTGGTTTTGACCTGCCAGGTTCTGTTAGAAAGGATAAGGAACTTATGGATAAGGCAAAACAGGCTGGAGTTCACTTACTTGACTGA